Genomic DNA from Acyrthosiphon pisum isolate AL4f unplaced genomic scaffold, pea_aphid_22Mar2018_4r6ur Scaffold_20582;HRSCAF=21470, whole genome shotgun sequence:
GTACACATGACACACCTATGCCTTTGTAAATACTACAGTAATACAACGTTTAACATGATAATAGTGCTGATTTAACCACACCGGAATACTAATTTTActcattgtattattgtaatattttagacaTGGCATGATACTAGATCAGCCACAAAAACAAAAGCAGCAGCCATTAAAAGGCATATAGGAGGTACAGGCGGTGGACCATCATGTTCTATCGAACTCAATGAGGTCCAGCAAGACACACTGTCATTAATTTGTCCAGCATCAGTGAGTGGTCATGTGAATTCAACGGAatctaatattgaatttgtatttGATGTTCCTAATGATGTGACAGTTggtaaatctataatatatcactTTTATTAAGTAGTggcgaataaataaatatcttttttttttagatacaaaTGAAAATGAATTCATTGAAGAATTTGATGAATCATATGGTAGTTATAACATTagatgtattaaatattgtaaggtTATCCAGTGACACCATTTGAGTTTTTTAATAGGGATGCAAAATTTAAGCAGTCCAATTTTTGGCAACTTTTTTTCTTCATTGGGCCACTTTTTCTtcataatagtaaatacatattataccttttGTGTGTAAGACACCGATTTTTATCCTTCAAAAGTATTTACcatgtgttaaataaatattcaggtatacatttttagtaggtactaatattaaacataattaattaaacaaatttattgtgaaaatatgtaataatttgattttatctattatattatagcagttGATAATCAAGAAAATTATCTACAACCATCAATCGTTGCTGCtacattaggtaatatttattataatagttataataggtaatagttattaggtaatagttatttttatcatacacaCCATGAATCACCTGcatacataggcgcaaatagtggGGGTGCTAAGCCCTCTCAAAATTAATTGtagccccccaaaaaaaattgaaattgcgcctatgcctGCATAAAGTGATTATACTAtaggtttcaaaaaaattgtgaaaaacatAAACAGTTAGTTTTTCTATTAATCTTTGTTTGACTTGATAACAtatgtacataggtataggtaccaatatggTTAATAATTTGCTTTTCTCTGTTATATTATAGCAGTTGATTACCTAGAAGATTGTCCACAACCATCAAGCATTGCTGCAAAATCAGGTAATATTTCATCCATCCATCATTATACATACTTATGTCTATGCATCacctacatacaattttatattgtaggttcaaaaaaaaaaactaccactAGGTTAAATGACAGTACTGCAGCTGCGATTCGATTGGGCGATATAGCAGAAAGAAAGTTAGACATAGCAAAACAAAAGTTGGCTATGAAAAGTGCatactatgataaaaaaattatactaaaggaagaaaataatgtgttattaagAACATTAATATCtacattaaatgaaaaattaccaAGAACTTAAGTAttcatcgtataagaaaaaggTAATATGTTTccgtttgattataatttatcattttatttgttatatattgttcttttatatattttataagaaaaaaagttatgtttctgtttgattataaataattttatcaacatattGTACTTtcatatattgtataagaaaaaggtTATATGTTTctgtttgattataatttatcattttatttgttacatattgttcttttatatattgtatgagaaaaaaaggttatattatgtttctgtttgattataaattattttatcaacatttattatttattttttatatattgtactttTATACTTATAAGAAAAAAGGTTAGActaggtttatattttttttaataacaaataatgtttgCGTATAACACTAattgcatacaattttaaattaaaatatactacctaatctatttaatatcacaattatttataatacattatttctgTTATATAAATATCCAACAATTTTTTCCCTCTGCTGTCTTCCAAGAGTTAGATCTGTATTTCGATTGTTATCAGCTAATAATACTTGATCTTCCATCATTCCCAAATCACCAATTTCTTCAATATCATCAACGTCATGCATAggaacattgtttttaatacacatattatgtaagacTGTGCATGCATTTATAATGGCAGTTGATTTCTCAGGTTTGTAATGTAATGTCCTATCTTTTAATAAgcatctaaaacaaaaaatgttagtgTCAAAACTATGTGTAACaaagtattataaaagaaaTGTTACCTAAATCGCATTTTCAATAGTCCATTACACCGTTCGATAATGCTTCTGGTTGACATTtgtcttttattaaaatattcttctgCGTTTGTGGTAGGATTTGATATGGGTGTTAACAGCCACTGACGTAAAGGGTAACCCGAATCTCCTaatcgtacatttttttatcaagaaacaagacatttaatttatatttgattaagttaaaaaagtagaaaaattattttacctaataaataaaaattgttataattttgtcTATATAATTCTTGGAGTATAGGTAAAACATTGCTGTTGTTCCATATGTGTACATCATGGGTATTACCCGGGAATAGTGCATTGACGTTGagaatttgtaattttgaatCGCAAATCTAAAGTTCagtgttaataaaatacatggaatatataatacacaaaaaaaagaaaaagatttGATGGTCACCAATTGCACATTGATTGAGTGGTAACCCTTACGGTTAACATAAATGTGTTCAGGATTTTGGTTCtcgttcaaatttaaattacttgaaGGGGGAACAATTGACA
This window encodes:
- the LOC103308775 gene encoding putative nuclease HARBI1, whose translation is MNELSKVRNEFYRETGFPGVIGVIDCTHVSIVPPSSNLNLNENQNPEHIYVNRDSGYPLRQWLLTPISNPTTNAEEYFNKRQMSTRSIIERCNGLLKMRFRCLLKDRTLHYKPEKSTAIINACTVLHNMCIKNNVPMHDVDDIEEIGDLGMMEDQVLLADNNRNTDLTLGRQQREKIVGYLYNRNNVL